From the genome of Trichosurus vulpecula isolate mTriVul1 chromosome X, mTriVul1.pri, whole genome shotgun sequence:
TTGAGCATGACCCAAGTTAAGGAACATAATCAATTACAAAACCAACAATTTCCATTCTCAATGTTactaatatttacatattttaatttttaccaCTTGAATCAAGGTTCTGTGACTTTTTTAATATAAAGTTTTTATGATTTCAAAAAGTATGAAAATCCCTGAACTTAATGACCTGTAAGTTCCCTACCAATGCTTAGAATTCTTTGATTTTCTCCATGCTCACATGAGTCTCCTCAAAAGTGCCCTTAGAGTTTCCCAACTCTACCCCATGAGCATTAGCCCACTTGGCAGAACCTCTTGGCAGCTCCCTCTCCTTTGCAAGGGATCCCCAGGGATTCAGAAGCTCAGATACACATTAGCATGTAAAGGATACACTGCTTTTGGAAATTCCCATCGTCTTCCATTACAATATTCAGAAATATACTTAAGACTCCACATTTacaacatttaattttttaaccaCCTAACTCcagccccgcccccctccccccatctagGGTCATCCCTCAATCCCCGAGAACTTCTGGAGGAGGGAAATATTTTTCCAAGAGTGCCTAACATTTCTTTGTGTAAATTACTCTATGTAACCttatgtacatagtaggtgctcaatacaCATTTGTATTCACTGAACTAATAAAGCAAGATTTCCAATGCTGGATAAAAACTGAAGGATCATCCAATCACGAGATGGAAGGCTTTTCCATATTCTTTACATACAGTACTCCTCTCCAGCATGAATCTTCTGATGTTGAATTAGAGATGAACTCTGGCTGAAGGCTCTCTCACAATAAcaacatttataaggtttctctccagtatgagttctctgatgttTTGTAAGGTGTGAGCTCTGACTGAAAGCTTTGCCACATTCTTTACATttgtatggtttctctccagtatgagttccCCTATGTTCAATAAGGTGAGCACTCCGGCTAAAGGCTTTGCCACATTCGTTACATTCATAGGGCTTCTCCCCTGTATGAGTTCGCTGATGTTGGATAAGGCCCGAGAGGCCACTAAAAGCTTTaccacattcatcacatttaaAGGGTTTCTCCCCTGTATGAATGAACTTATGTCTAGTAAGGGATGAAGTGTcactgaaagcttttccacattcatcacatttgtAGGGCTTCTCCCCAGTATGAACTCGAAGATGTTGGGTAAGGTGTGTGCTCCtagtgaaggctttcccacattcattgcattcataaggtttctctccagtgtgaattctctggtgctGAGTGAGGTGTGTACTCTTGttaaaagctttcccacattcaccacattcatagggcttctctccagtgtgaattctctgatgctgagtgagggatgagctcttactaaatgctttcccacattcgttacattcatagggtttttctccagtatgagttctttGATGTTTAGTAAGGGATGAGCTCtggctgaaggctttcccacagacattacattcatagggtctctctccagtgtggattctttgaTGGTCGATAAGAGATGAAGTTCGACTAAAtgctttcccacattctttacaCTTGTAgagtttttctccagtatgaattctttgatgttcagTAAGGTGGATGCTCTGGCTGAAAGCTttaccacattcattacatttgaagggtttctctccagtatgagttttTTGGTGATGAATTAGGGATGAACTCTGGCTAAAGGCTCTATCACATGCATTACATTTAAATGGTCTCTCTCCAGTATGGAATCTCTGATGTTTTGTAAGGGATGAACTCtggctgaaggctttcccacattccttacatccataaggtttctccccagtatggATTCTCTTATGCTGAATGAGGCTTGAGAGGCCGCTGAAGGCTTTGTCACAATCACCACATTTATACGgtctctctccagtatggatgAACTGATGTCGATTAAGAGAAGAAGCATCcttgaaggctttcccacattcgaTGCATTtatagggtttttctccagtatgaatcctttGGTGCTGAGTAAGGTGTGTGCTCCGggtaaaggctttcccacattcaatGCATTCATacggtttttctccagtatgagttctctgatgttgagtaagatGTGTACTTTTgttgaaggctttcccacattcagtgcattcataaggtttctctccagtgtgaattctcagATGGTCAATGAGGGATGAGCTCTGACTAAAGGCTCtatcacattcattacatttaaagggtttctctccagtgtgtgaCCGCTGATGTTTCAAAAGGGATGAGTTCTGCCTAAAGGCGCTCCCACATTCTGTACACTTAAAGGGTCTATCTGAACTATGAATTCCCACATGTACAATAAGAGCTGAGCGATTCCTAAAGCCTTTCCCACATTCACCACATTTCCAAGCTTTCTTCACTCCATACAGTTTCTGAAGTTTAGCTAGGTCTGAATTCTTTTTGAGGCTTTTTCCACGTGCATCACAATTAAGAAGGCTTTCTTCTGTAGGAGCTTTCTGCTGTGTAACAAGGATTGACTTCAGACTGAAGGTTCCCTCAAATTCATTACATTCACGGCCTTTGTCTCCAGTGGAGGTTTTCATGTGTGCAATTGTCATTTGCCTCATGTGGTTCTCCTGATGGCCCTGCTCTCTCTCTAGCTGGCCCTTACAGTCCCAGCTTTCTAGAAACATAGAATCCCAGGGACCATCCCTTGTGAATCTTTCTATTATCTCCCCATGAGATGATCCTTCTTCAGAAAAGTCGTGCTTTGGAGAAGATGGCTTGATCTCAGGCTTAGTCTCCCAGTCTGAAagacatacaaaataaaaaggtCTCCTATTTCCTGTGTTAGAAGACAGGAAACTGCTAGAgtgaaaatgagataatgaatgtgaaaaaaaaataccttcacAATGTAGACAGCTTTAACATCTCTAAGTATAGCATTGAAATCGGAAGGAAGGACGAGTAGGCAGGAAAACAGCAGTTGTAGGAGGCAGAGTGGCCCAATATACACAGTgaacaaagagaatgaaaatagctTATCCAGAATTGTGGGCAACTGGGAATACTAACTTGGTGAAAAGGCAAGGctccaattctgcctctgacactctgtgtgactttggagaagtcatttaacctctcttggtcttagtttcctaatctgcaaaatagagataatatctATAGTACACAAAGGGTTTTTGTGAAACTTAAATGAGAATctatttaaaacactttgcaaactctaaagttGAAGGTCAGAATGGGAAGTATGAGTATCTGGCCACAGAGATTTCATATCAAACAGGGGGATTTATTCACTGTTTTCCACATCTCAAAAACAAGAAAAGGTGTGTTTGGCGGGAGAAGCACTGACCTTTAGACTGAattatgagggagagagagggaaaaaacttAGTAAAACCATAAAACTAAATACTATGGTAAACACTGTGTATGAAATAGATGAAGAAGCATAATGGTGGTGGTGTCTGGAATTTGGAGATGAAAATATCAGGGAGGCCTgttggtatgtatatatgtaaaatgtctTCTGGGTATATACCAAAGCAAAAGTTCAACTGTTAACAAAGTGAGCTTGAAAATTGTAATATAAGAAATTAAACATGATTTCACAGATATCATTGAAACTGAGGGTTATGGACTGGGCTatagaaatggaagcaaataccttgttcaaaacaaaaaaaaatagaagggaggggTAGTATGAATGTACATTTGaaaggtatatatgtatagagaaaTCCATGAGCATGTGTgtacaaaaatgataaaaaatcatTGGCAgatctttccaataagatcagacgtagagcaaggatgcctattatcaccgTTACTATTCagtattgtgctagaaatgtcaGTTCTaacagtaagaaaggaaaaagaaattgagagaacaATCAttggcaaaaaggaaacaaaattatcgctttttgcagataatatgatggtttaGTTAGAAAACCCTAAAGGCTCaactaaaaaaaccaaacaactgaAACAATAACTTTAGCTAAGTTGTacgatataaaatgaacccatatAAAACATCAATATTTGTGTATACTGCCAACAAAACCcatcaggaagagaaagagaaatttcatttaaaataacctaCAGGCAGTATAAAATACTGGAGAGGCTACCTGacaagacacacacaggaactataggaatacaactataaaacaccctttacacaaataaagccagatttaaataactggagaaatatcaattgctcatggatagactgagccaatataataaaaatgacaatactacctaaattaatttacttattcatgccaaactaatcaaactaccaatggattactttataaaactaaaaaaaaaaatcctaagaaaattcatatgaaagaacaaaaggtcaagaatcttaagggaaatgatgaagaaagtggcaagaaagggGGCCTAGTAGTACACTAGATCTCGAACTATATTATAAAGAAGTCATCATCAAgataatttggtactggttaagaaataggtcaatcagtggaacagattaggtataacatacagaaataaacaaacacaatagcctagtgtttgataaacccaaagagcttAGCTACTGGGATAAGAACactttttgacaaaaactgttgagaaaactggagagcagtgtagtagaaactaggtatagaccaacatctcatacaatatgccaagataagctccaaatgggtatgtgacttagacataaagagtgacatCATAAATGAATTAGAAGACCCAGGAAGAAATTATCTGCCAGCTCCATGGATAGGAGAAGAGTTCATGTCCaaacaaaggacagaaaggattacagaaggtaaaatggacaattttaattacataatattaaaaagtttttacacaaacaaaagcaagaaactGGGGAAAAGCAATCTTTGCaataagtttctctgacaaaggtctcatttctaagatatactgggaactgattcaaatttgtaagaataacaGCCATCCCCTAATTGGTAAGGGGTCAAAGGAtttaaacaggcagttttcagaggaagaaatccaggcTATCACAgctacacacaaaaaaaatgctcTCACTCAGTGGTGTCCACCCCAAATAGAAAGAGATCCCTGTGAGCTatatattgacttggaaaaatcATACAtcagcattatctatgttgtaatgtatttttatttcttttgttcaacatttcccaCCTACATTTATTATCTAGTTTGTGTTGCACTGCACCTTTGCTCCTAATCGCTAATAATTAGAGGAATgaaaatccaaacaactctgaagtaccacttcaTACAAATCAGAtgggcaaagttgacaaaaaaggacaATGATGTGCTAGAGGAATTGTGGGCAAACATGGATGTCAAGTGAATGTTGGTGGAACTAAGAATTGAATCAGCTCCTCAATGA
Proteins encoded in this window:
- the LOC118832873 gene encoding zinc finger protein 420-like; this encodes MEDLTQMIGERALPSQDENHPEEEMAAVVLPAGPQESVTFKNVAVAFGQEEWGQLDPTQKDVYRDVILEKYRHLVSMGLPISKPDVISQLERKEDPWMLEREVSRDAYPDWETKPEIKPSSPKHDFSEEGSSHGEIIERFTRDGPWDSMFLESWDCKGQLEREQGHQENHMRQMTIAHMKTSTGDKGRECNEFEGTFSLKSILVTQQKAPTEESLLNCDARGKSLKKNSDLAKLQKLYGVKKAWKCGECGKGFRNRSALIVHVGIHSSDRPFKCTECGSAFRQNSSLLKHQRSHTGEKPFKCNECDRAFSQSSSLIDHLRIHTGEKPYECTECGKAFNKSTHLTQHQRTHTGEKPYECIECGKAFTRSTHLTQHQRIHTGEKPYKCIECGKAFKDASSLNRHQFIHTGERPYKCGDCDKAFSGLSSLIQHKRIHTGEKPYGCKECGKAFSQSSSLTKHQRFHTGERPFKCNACDRAFSQSSSLIHHQKTHTGEKPFKCNECGKAFSQSIHLTEHQRIHTGEKLYKCKECGKAFSRTSSLIDHQRIHTGERPYECNVCGKAFSQSSSLTKHQRTHTGEKPYECNECGKAFSKSSSLTQHQRIHTGEKPYECGECGKAFNKSTHLTQHQRIHTGEKPYECNECGKAFTRSTHLTQHLRVHTGEKPYKCDECGKAFSDTSSLTRHKFIHTGEKPFKCDECGKAFSGLSGLIQHQRTHTGEKPYECNECGKAFSRSAHLIEHRGTHTGEKPYKCKECGKAFSQSSHLTKHQRTHTGEKPYKCCYCERAFSQSSSLIQHQKIHAGEEYCM